The following are encoded together in the Brassica napus cultivar Da-Ae chromosome A9, Da-Ae, whole genome shotgun sequence genome:
- the LOC106370262 gene encoding transcription factor bHLH19 isoform X2 — protein MDEDFFLTDFSLEDIDFDFNIYEETNVSPVEASIHTERAQFIEHQVPLNYLNEKPKPVVKINNKPRLISFDFSSNVSSSPAREDIITDQLVTRGTKRKSCSPAKRSPVFAKEHVIAERKRREKLSEKFIALSALLPGLKKADKITVLDDAISRLKQLQEQIRKLKEEKEATRHMESMILVNKSKVFLDEGTFLSSSSSSSDHEQFDQPLPEIEAKVAQNEVLIRIHCEKSKGSMIDILNTIENFQLRVENSIVLPFGESILDITILAQNRSTHMGYLY, from the exons ATGGATGAAGACTTCTTCTTAACCGACTTCTCACTCGAAGACATTGATTTCgactttaatatttatgaagAAACTAATGTATCGCCTGTGGAAGCGAGCATACATACAGAAAGAGCTCAGTTTATTGAGCATCAAGTTCCTCTTAATTACCTCAATGAGAAGCCGAAGCCTGTGGTGAAGATCAATAACAAGCCACGACtgatttcttttgatttttcgagtaatgtttcttcttctccagcTAGGGAAGATATCATTACGGATCAATTGGTCACACGTGGaaccaaaagaaaatcatgTTCTCCTGCCAAAAGATCTCCAGTTTTCGCCAAAGAACATGTTATAGCCGAGAGAAAGCGTCGTGAGAAGCTTTCCGAAAAATTCATTGCCCTCTCAGCACTTCTTCCTGGTCTTAAGAAG GCGGACAAGATTACGGTTCTTGACGACGCAATTTCACGTTTGAAACAACTCCAAGAACAAATAAGAAAGCTCAAGGAAGAGAAAGAAGCAACAAGACATATGGAATCCATGATTCTTGTGAATAAATCTAAAGTGTTTTTGGACGAAGGAACTTtcctatcatcttcttcttcttcttcagatcaTGAACAGTTTGATCAACCGTTGCCAGAAATAGAGGCTAAAGTAGCCCAAAACGAAGTTCTAATCCGAATCCACTGCGAGAAGAGCAAAGGGAGCATGATTGACATACTAAACACGATCGAGAATTTTCAACTGCGTGTCGAAAATAGTATTGTATTGCCATTCGGGGAATCGATTCTTGACATCACCATCCTTGCACAG